The DNA region CTGATCACTTTTACACAATACAGAAATACACACATACTTATACACAACCATGATCCCAAGGTGTTGGCGCGACTATGTGCCTTATCAGTGCATGCTGCCCAACCTGACCCGATACACATACATACTGCCCAACTCAGCTCCTGGAAATCTGCCGCCCCACAGAGCTTAGGTGTAGTCCTATTGTAACACACAGGATGCAGATAACCAGGCCCTGCAGTAGCATCTCAGTATAAGAGCCAGCTATGCTGATAAGGTGTGTTACATTAGGGCTGCACCTAAGGTATGTGGGGTGGTATATCATCAGGAGGAGAGTTCGGCAGCCctgacatacagtactgtggaaAAATCATAAGGAGTCAAAGAAAAATTTAAGGCTAGTTATCTGGGTAACTAGTAAGTGTGTATCTGCTCagaggagaaaaaaacaaacaagaacgtATGCAAGTAACACATTACTGTTAACACATTACAAAAGTAACAAGCATTTTTTCTGTTCTCCAGACGTTACTGATTTtttgttgaccttggacccccattggtttcttttcttctccctCCTTGGGAGTttctggttcctctcctccattgtcatcCACTTATCcttctttcatttctttgtcttcccttttccctgtttttgtaTTACTCAGTCTTATTGATGCTGAAATATATCACAGCCATGTAAAATTCCTTGGGACAACTCCGCTGTGAAAGGTGCCATATACGAATAAACTGGACcattggatagctagatgaacaccacttcagttcccaaacctctgctCAGGTCAGCCagtccatttatttattaaatttcaacaTCAGCTAAGTTACCTTCATTAATTAAATAACATGATGAGGCATTAATTAACCAAATatagtggtcaagtaaaaaaaaaacatttgtgtaCTGGGTGGTTGCCCAAATGCTGAGGTGAGGTGATGCTGAGGCTAACACACTTTAACAGACAAGATCATAGTTGTAtaccaacatgaagaccatgTTAAACACCATTTTCCTTGATGCATAAGactttactgtactgtatatatatccaTGGCACTTTGTACATTAAACAAATGTCTTTTCTTGCATTTAACTATAATTAGTGCATCCAAGAGTAGCTTCACTATTAAGTTGCAAAGTTCACCATGCTACCCCTGAAAAGAGAATCCTTATTACGCTTGCATAATGTTCATTCCTATCTTAAAATTCTTAAGGTTTAAACTGTGCAAACTCATCAGCATCACTCTTAGCCCTGTAAAAcccaaatatccatccatccatccatccattttccaagccgcttatcctactgggtcgcgggggctccggagcccattccggaagcaatgagcacgaggcagggaacaacccaggatggggggccagcccatcgcagggcacactcacacaccattcactcacacatgcactcctatgggaaatttagcaactccaattagcctcagcatgtttttggactgtggggggaaaccggagtacccggaggaaaccccacgacgacatggggagaacatgcaaactccacacacatgtgacccaggcggagactcgaacccgggtcccagaggtgtgaggcaacagtgctaagcactgcaccaccatgccgcccctaaaccCAAATATAaacccaatttttttttctccttcccgaTGTTGTTGTAGGAGGCCTCTGATGCGGAAATTAaagagttgttttttttttgttttagttaGTTTTTAGGGATATGTTGTAATTTTGCATGATGGGCCTAGTTGAGAGTACTCACACACTCTAAACAAATATAAACACCTAAGAGTTTAATTGCAAGCTTTCCTGCTCATTTACCACCATAAATCTATACATTATGAATAATAATTGAACACTTGCATTTTTATCAATTATGATTTATTGATAATCATAATTTagaaaacaggacaaaattgtAGTTAGTCGACTTCTTGGCTGAGATCCTATTTGGTGGACTCCCATCACCTGAAAGTGGCCTCTTCTGTGCATTCAAAGGGCTCTTACTGCCTGATGATGATCGCCCTCTCTTTAGTCTGTTGGCAGCAGCATTCATCAATATGAGAGAGCAAGCGAGTTGCTCCTGAAACTGCTTCCTGTTCAAAATCACCTTCTTAGGGATGCTGAGAGCTTTGCAGCCCCAtttgtagaggagccaggtgttgATCACAGCAAGGATAATGGTATGCCAGAAGATGTATATATACCAGTGGCATGATGTTATAGGCAACTTATATTTGGCTGCAAATGAGTCCAACAAATCCACACCTCCCATGGATATATTGCAGATACTCACGATGTAAAGGCCTTTCAACTTCAGTGCAGGTTCTGGTGGCTTTCTCCCAACGTTGAATTCTTTGCACAGGCTCTGGGCCAGCAAAAATTGACGCAAGTGTAACCACCCTGCTTTCATACCATTTGACAGCACAGATGATATGGTTCACCTAAAATCTGGCATCAAGGCTTCCTCTCCCCTTTTTCCTCAAGCTCTTCTCATCTTCAAGGTTACAGTTGGGTAGTCATACTTGCCTGGCTGTTCCCACATAATGAATTCCACAATCAAGGAGCTTAGCTACCAATGGGACAGAGGTGAAGTAGTTGTCTGTGAAGATCTTGTGGTTCTGACCTTTTGGGAGTGTGGAGGCAAGCTTCATCACATCACCTGACAATCCAAGTTCAGATTTGGCTCCCATCAACACTGCCTTGGTACACATCGAAGTCACAGAGCATGCCAGAGATGCCAATTCTTACCCAGTTTGAACCCCCATGGGTGGGGCTTGCCTCACATATATTGCTTGATGCAGCTGAATTTCCCCTAGAAAGGAATCATCACCTCATCCACAGAGTTGTGCTCTTCTGGTACCACCTACGAGAATTTCTCTCTGAATGAATCAAGCCATAGTCTATGCTTCCAGAGTTTATCTTTCACCATAGGCATTAcatatatattattctattcCGGGTTTTCTTTATTTACATATGTGAATATGAAGTGTTAAGTCCCCATGCAATATGTAAAGTGCATATGCTATTTTGACTACCAACCTCAACCAACGTTGTAGAATTACAACATGGACATAATAAGCTCAAAATATTCCACAGTAACTTAGTATCGACATGctctagaccaggggtggccaatcttatccgcaaagggctggtgtgtgtaCAGGTTTTTGGGTTAACCTGTATGTCAGCTGGTAAAACCCaagtatgaggactcttcaggcaatcagtcctctaattagtaatcaaattagcgaaaacccgcatacaTACCGGCCCTtcgcggataagattggccacccctgctctaGACATTGtaataaacacataaaataatatttcaggtttttttgcttACTTGAATCTTGTTATATCCAGTCCAGTAAAACAAGGGGATGAGCTTCAAGGAGCGGTTACAGGTTGAATGACCAACTGGCCAGGCACATACACATATTTACTATCCAATAGCATTGCATGGCTAAAGACCCAATGACTATGTAAATgtggtcattaaaaaaaaaaaaatatgggtATATTGGCAGGAGAGCTAAAGGTAATGTTGTAATTTTACAATAGTGGGCCTTGCAGGGTTAGGGTGTTGATGGTATGTAGAACATCCCTCACTTATATGTTAAAGCTTGTATATGCAAGTATGTATATACGCACTGTTTACAAAGTACTTCTGAAAAATTTGTGTAGCCCTAACTGATTAACAAAGGAGTTTACATTTATTCTTAAAACATCATATACATGACATCTGAAAATACCAATGAATGACAAAGTACTCTGACAGTCTCATGAGGATGCCTACACCATTGTCTAACCTTTTGGTCTGCAAATTACTGTCTTCCGTTCACAAAATCCAGAGGGTTTCCAAAATGTTGAATTACCAGAACTTGTTTAATATTACTTCTGACATCATCATTGCTAATTAAAACATATATCCAAACAAAAACCTATAAAATTAGACATctaacaatccccccccccccctcaaaaaaaaaaaaaaccctttcagGTGTATACAGATTGACAGTACATGAGGTTGGACAACTGACAGGTTCAAACCAGTGGTGACGATGAAAATAACTTTCAATGAGGGTCAGGTCACAAACAAACCCCTCAAATCCAGCTGGACAAGTTCAGACTCTTAGTGCAGTCCATGCCATGTTAGGTCAATGTCAATCTGTGGGATTTTGTAAACTCTTGGCAGCCAACTTTAGCAATAACATGAATGCGCTTGGTAGCATTCATAAGCGAGATCACTAGGCAGTCCATTTCAGTTATGCTGGGATTGAAAATACAGGTGTAAAGGTGATGTTTTCAGACAGGTCCAAGTCAGATTTTAGATTAACTTAATCCTTCACGTGAAACACTAGGGAAGGACAAAGACTAGTCACCCAATGATCCAAGAGTTCTCAGTGGGTTTATTCATCTACATGCAgatcagaaaaactgtaatgcaGTCTGGCTTTCAGGAGTTGAAATATTGCTCAGTATACCATAATACAGATGTAATTAGATTCTCCCTGCCGCGTTAATTCACACTGTGAGTTAAAGTTATCTGCATAGAGTCCAAGTTCCAACCTCCACTTTACGTCAGGCTACACGCATTAATTGGAAGCTGGAGCAGGGGCTTGTGAAGCAAGTTAGATGAGTCGAGATCATTACGGAATCTGAACTTACTGTGATGTGAAACCTATTTCCCATTAGTTTTATACATACATGGGTGAATTACCccctattgggggggggggggggtgctcctaTTCCATATAAAGGCATTCAAACTGATAACTTGTAGATGGTAGTTATACTCAATACACTCCACACAGAGTTTGCAATAAAACGGAAAAGATCTGCATGTTGATCAGAAACATAAATTCAGGAATGGAAGTGAAACTCACGACTCTGGTACCTCCGAGTCTGGAATGACGAGTCACATATTCTTGGTTAAGCTATTGCAATCTATAGTCCGCAACTCCAATTCTAGCAACTAAATAAAGTCTGTCCGTGCAAACTAAATGAAAACCGCACTTTATGCATGGATCCATATTTATGGAGAAGATCTCCTTCGCAGAAGAGTGAACATTCTGATGAGCTGCTCCATAGGAAAGAAGTGAAGTCTGGGAAATGTTTCTGAgagcagtttaaaaaaaaatctccaccTACTGAAGTTCAAAAGAACGCTGTGTCTCAAGCGGCATTTTCTTTCAGGGAGGGAAACCGGTGTACCGCCACAGAATCCTTACACATGGCTAAAGTAGTTGGCCAGAAGTGCATAGAACGGCTATGGGTAAGGGCCTAAAACAGGGAAATTGTGCCAACAAGTAAACAAACGTATTAAAGCTTTTTTGGGATTTTAAAGTGAATTTACTGttgttttttctctttttttgccgTTAAAAAGGATCATGCATGTAAACTTTTAAATACAtccaataaaatattttaaaagtattttctcTGTTTAAAAATGCTTTAACAAAATATGCTTTGTCTCAAAATACTTAGAGCTATGGGGTTAAAgggaaaataaaacatctttaaAAACAACAACTTGCCATTTAACCACCTGAGTTTAAAAACCAGTAGAAATGCTTGTTTCCCCGGCTGAAGGGAGGAGTTTTCTAGCGGTAGCTTAGCGGAGCTTTTCAGCCAAGTTCGATGCTGCTGGATTACAGGAAGGAGTCCGTAATTTGGCCAACCCGGGTGCTGCTGTGCTCTGTGCCCATGAACCATGCGAGTCTTTCTCCCAATCACAACACGTCTGGAGTCTGGCGGCTTGACCGCGTGCCGCTCACAAAGTTATAGACGAGGAACTGCGAGGTCCCGCAGTAGTGTGTAGCAAAGAGCTTTCCATCAGGAGTGGGGTCTGAAAAGGCGATCTCTTCTTTGCTCAGGTGTGAACCATAGATGAAGTTGTTCCTGTGGAGAGGTGACAGACAGGGGAGGTGTTACGCTGAATTTTACTCTCACAGGCAGAAACCTTAAAACAACAAGCAATCTTTAATAGCAAATTCAACCACGACATAATTGCATATAATTGACATTCTACCATTATAATTGGGGCTGTTCACTTTTCTCATAGGGAGGTCTAGAACTGTGGCAGAATCAAACATTTTGCAGTGTAATCAAACCCCCACTGCCTCTCAATTTCATCaaatttagtaatttcaggtttgttATAAGATCTGACAAGGAGGCAGGGGCAGTTCTAAGGTTTTTTGAAGATGGGGAGCTTAAGACAGACCATAATTTATACAGAGGGGCCAGCCTTACCATTAGCCATTGTTTTAAATCGGTGAATTACAAGGGGAGGGGAaactccaggggccaatcagctttcacctGCATATACGAGGTGACAAGCCCTCCAGTCGCCTTCTGCATAGCAGTAGTGAGGCTCACCTGAGACACTCGATCATACGCGAGGCGATGCCCTTCCTCCTCATCATGCTGAAGACCCAGATGCGGCTGATGCCGCAAAGGGCGGGTTCAGGGGTCGTGGAGCAACACCAGGCCCTTTGACGCTCAAACATCACCTTCTCACCTTCGGAGCACTCTGGCGTCGCCTCTTCAATCACCCTGAAGCCCTGTGGAGAGAGAAGACGACAAAATAAAAAACGCTCATCTACACGTATAAATGAAACCTGGATATAGACACAGAATCACAAACATGGAAAGATGAGCGGTCCCAGGGGAACAATATTTAACATGGATATCCAACTTCTGCACTGCAAGACTCAGGGGACTAAACTGACTACTAATGAATTAAAGAATGATCCAGAACATCAAATCTGCTTGTGACAAGCCCAAAAACAGATTGTCAGATGAAGGATGACATACAACTTCTCACTGCACAACAGTGCACAATATCACCAGAGGGGTGTTCCAAAAAGCAGGGTTTCTGAGTTAACTGGCTTAATTTAAGCCAGAAATCATAACTGTCCAATAAGAGTTTAGGtaagcagaattcctactggaCAGCAGCTTTAATTTTATCTCAAAGCTGGAAGATTTGTTTAAACAAATGCCATGCATGTACTAAGCATGCTGTTGATGGTGAATTTTCCCAGTGGTATAAACAAATAAGGCCACTCACACAGTAacgtaaaccagtgtttcccaactctGTCCTTGGAGaccccagacaatccacatttttgccagCTTCCCTTGCAGACGGTGCCcatttttgcacattttaggatggagcaaaaacacgaactgtctgggggtccccagggACCGGGTTGCGAATCACTTGATGCAAACAGCATCAAGAGGTTGCGATGATCTGAGTATTTTAGTAATTGGGGGAGCTGTAGTGTGTTTCagttattttgtgttttaacAACCAAGCAAGTTTGAGGAAATACCCTACCAAATCtatgcaaaaaaacaaacaaaaaaaacactacaGAAGAGTTAACGATGGCCTTTCCTAGTCAATTTCATCCACTCTGGGGGGCTTAACACAGATATCATCTGCAATAAGAAAGGACTGCAGTCAAATCTGTTGCTAGCCTTCCCCCGATAAAGATACATATAAACCCATGtgtcatatattttatttgtcaGATCTTGGCATGGCTTTCCAAAAGATATAAGAATTTGCACAGTACATTTGccagaatcagaaatcattaatgatttgcaagaaaatgaaagtgagcTGCAGAGATTCCTTATAATCTAACAGCAGCCAGCAAGAAGTAAACAAGCTACTACAGCCACCTTATGTTCCTGCCTGCCTGACAGAAATAATTCTGTATAGATCTTCCTGCATGACTTCTGTATGGATATGTTCTGGCAAAATATATTCAATGAAAGTGCTTCAAATTGATCACACCACCCTGAATTTTAGTAGAGCAGCAGTAATCATAAGAACTGGAAGTGACTACTGTCCAATGGATCATTCACCTCCAACAACTGTTACagcttgttttgaatactgGATTTCAGGCACTTGATACACTGTCCACTTGACAAACAGAGCTTTGATGAAATACTGGCCAGATTTCTATGGAACAATACTGCCAGAGAAATGCAAAGCAGACATCCAAGCAGAATGCAACCTTATCTGATAAGCATTATAACTGATAAAATATAAAGATTTCGCACTATATGGCGATCTATATGGGTGAGATATCTTACCCACTACATCAAAAGTGTAATAACACTGAGATTTCTGACAAATACCTATGACTATAAAAACACAGAAGTTAAAATCTGACAGCGAACTGGGTGTCAGAAAAAGTTGCTGACCAAACTCCCATCAAGACATCCAGGGTGCTTGTCTTTAGGGGAATAAGTGACCCCAGGAGATGTATCCAATGTCCAAGATCAGTGTTGAGGCCTAGCACTGTCTGCTCAAAGCTAGTTCTCTGCAGATTGTCGTGTCAAAACATCCCACTGCATTTAGATACAGAGTTAATGGAAATGCACTGCAACTAAAGTCACAGTTCAAGGGGACCAAGGAAAAGCACATTAAATAAAAGTTGGAGGAAATTagattttactttattttgagTACACACTACAGAAGAAACAAGCAACAAATCATAATGTACCTGCCTATACAGCCACGATTAAAGACAGTTTACAGTATGTTAGGAAGAGCAGATGTTCTATCTATCAACGCATTTATCAGCAAAGAGGATTCTGTTGGTAAGAAGTATAAACACAAGTGTGACTCCATAAAGTAACTCATAATTCATTAAGAAAACAATTTATCATACATGATGCCAGGCATCACAAACATTCAAAGCTTTCAGGCTAAAACCAGGAACTACACAGTTATATTGTACATTTATTGCTCATTAAGCAAGATTACCCATAAAGCCCCAGGTTTCAGCATGGCCATTACCTCCTGGATATGTTCAGCGATGAGGCATCCGACCACCTTCTTGTCATTGGAGATGAAAAGGAAGGTCTTGGTTTGAGATGGACTCTTGGTTTCCACCTGTTGGAAGCCCAAGTCATTGTCCACCATCTCACGGATCTCCTCCACCTGAGGGAAAGGGAGAAAAACAATCTCAAAAGATTCAATAACAAAGGTACATGACCCTGCGATAGTTTGTGCCCAATCCTGAGatattccctgccttatgcccacaGACCCCAGGACATGCCCAGAACTCCTGTGACCCTTCATAAGACGAatgggtttagaaaatggatggatagaagagACACATCTCCATCAATGTAGGCTACGTTAATTCAGCAGAAAGATCAAGTAGAAGACTAAAACAGAagactgtgtgtttgtgtgcactgaAGATACCTTTTTCAAGGCATATTTAGGATCATCCGGAAGAACCAGGATGATCTTGCCATCTGGATATTCTCCCAGAATCCTCTCTTTCTTCCATCCCTAGATGAAACATGAAAGGGGGTTAAAAATTAATTTTAGAATATAAAATTCTGTATCTAGGGGAACCTCTAGGAATCCAAGACCACATAACACCATTACACCACATAACTAACAGGTTTTCCATATCTGGCCAAAAATAAAGTGGGTCAACCGCTTCAGTTACAGCACAATTCCACAAAACGGCaagctgtcatttgaaatagaaCATATACCACTTATGCATTTAGTTACATATATATTATGTACACCTTAAAAACATGGGTCTAATTGGTTAGAATGTTATGCCTGCGACAgaatggttgctggttcaaatcctagctgagatttcaccattgggcccttcagcatggctcttaacccccaatttaatttctccagggactgtctgagctTAAAAAATATGTTCCTTTGGGAAAAACACCTGCTAAGTAAAAATTAATGTACCTTAAAATAGTCAGTTTTATTTACGTACAAGAGAAACTGGAAGGCTGCAGGATTAATCTGTAAACTAACAAATGTTATACCCTAACCCATGTAGGAGACTAGAGTGAGTGAAAGATCTCGGAGCGCAAGCTCAGGCAGATCTGTGTACAGTACGGCATAGAGTATGATGCACGTGTGAGACATGAGCCCTCGTGATGCTCACCACGTATCGGACAGCGCTGATAAACTGGTTGTGGAAGAGAAGGTGCTGGGATTCGTCTTCAGGGTTGGACGCAGAGTACAGCATGCCGCACACATTGCATGTCACTGCGCCAAAGTGCTTCTGCCCCGCATCCTGGGGGAAAAACGAAGACTCAACTCAAACCATTGGACACGTCACATGACATGACCACCAATCAGACAGAAAAACAGGATTGCTAACAGCTCCACTGCCTTACAATGTTTCCTCCAGAAACATTAGAAAAGTGCACCCAAATGGTAAACTCACTATGATAGCCTGCTTTCCACTTTTATCTGCCTCCTTCAGACGTTTGATGTCTTTGTGCAGAAGGGATTCTGTCGCACGGGTACTGACACTAGACAGTGGTGAACCTGGAGATTCAGCACTCCTGCAATGTAACACACGCACACCCTGTTAAAGTGGCTCTCAAGGATATGAAGAGTAAAGTACACAAGCACTGGATAACATCTCTTTTTTTAGGTTTGAACGCGAAGCTGCATTAATACTTACTCATTCCTCTGCAGTGCCTTGATACTCGGGTCTCCTGTAGCTGACACTAAAAAGAAGGGGGTGGGGGAAACGGTACGTCAAACCATCCACACATCATGTGTGCACCTCACAAATTTGTTCTATCTCGGAGAAGAAATTCAATAAGGTTAAGGTTACATTTGGAAATGGAAAATTAAAAGCCAGACATACCAACAGTCATCTGGTTAGACTTTTGCTTATCCGGTGCAGTTACGGGCGGCCCTCTGGCTGGTAGTGCAGAAACAACTCCTTTGCTTGcctataaagtaaataaaaaaccatGATGTGTTATCATCGTGCCAGAACATAGCACAGACAAGTTATTTCTGCTATCTGGGAGAATTCACAGGCGCCTGGTCAGCTTTTACCACGTTTCTCGAGTCGCTTTTGGGGGCAGGCTCTGGaaccgtcttgtgagtgcagactTTCCCAGGAAGTTGTTCCGTTTCATCATCCATGCCATCCAGTTCAAAGTCATCGGGTGAGTACTTGGGCCGTGGTGTGTAGGGTTTATATTCTGTCGTGGGTTTGGATTTTTGAACACTAACACCATTAGGCATCGGGGGTGCTACAGCAGGCAACAGGCTCTTGTTCTCAATTCCTGACAGCTTGGGAGTAGCTTCCTTAACGGTGGTTGTTGTTGATGGAGAAGCTGGACATACGCTGTTAAGTGCAGGGCAAACTGTATCTGCCTCCCGTGTGTCCGACGAAAGCTTTTTAATGGCCTCTTCCGTTTTAAGCTGTTTCATTCTGGTCCACGACAACTTCTCCCGCTGCAGCTCTGTCTGCCGTAGCTTCTGGAAGCGAGACAGTTTCTTCTTTTCGTTTACTTTTAAAGGCACAGTAATTTGGCTTAGGAAGAAGCGTCGCTTTGGCTTCTCAGAATGTGTGGACTCCCCGGGAGCATTGGCAACAGTGACCGAAGAACCGGTCTCCTCAGAAACGACTGTAGTCAGGATGCCGCTAAGCTCCTTCACAGGACTGGGTGGTTTTTCTTGCCTGTCTAACTCTTCCAAGGCTTGATCGCTATGTTCTTCTTCTCTTTTCACCTCTGTTGTGTCCGAAGCGATATCCTCGGCAATTTCTTCACAAAGGGCTAGAAGATTCAGCTGTTTCGCAGCTGCCTTCTTGGcagcagctgctttctgctcgGCTAGTGCAGCAAGACGAGCCTTTGTCCTGGCTTGAGGGTTCATCTCTTGCTTCTTGGCAGAAATTTTGCTTGTCTCAGCTTTCTTCTTCGTGTCCATCTTAACAGCTTTACATATGTCAGGCTTAATAAAGACATCTGTTACTTCCTGAGGCATTGAGGAAATTTCCACTACATTCTCCACCATGCCCAGTTCAATGGAATCATCAGCTATGAAATCCTCCAGCAAAACTTCAGTTTTAAGGCCAACGATATCTGAATACTGAGGGGAAAAATCCTGAGCCACTGGATCGGCAACGTCACCTTTCCCATTTCCGACATCTGCAGGATTGCATTCTTCTTCTTCCACCTGATTAGTCTTTGAGCCTATTGCACTCTGACAACTGACAACCACATCACAGTTACTCTTTTTTAAGTTCTCCAAAATGGCAGTAGAGCAACGCATATTAACTTCCTCTAATTCTGCTACACAAGAACTCACTTTTTCAGGAAAAGGAGTTTTGCAAAGATTAGACTCCTTGATAACTTTGAAAAGTGCTTCAAATGTTGGGGGCGGGGGTGAGTTTGATTTCACACAATGTCTAGCTTCATGGCTCACATTTAATTCATCCTTGGAACCAGAAAAAATTTCTTCTCCTTCCGAGGCAATTATGGCATTTTTCCCAGGAGCAACCACAGGAATTTCTTGGTGGTGCACAGgtgaaatgcatgtctttttcaaGGCATTATGGGGTTTCATCTTCACAGCACAATGACTCTTTGagagcgcaatattcttaatttCCGCACTTGGGCTTTCAGTCCTCGGCCTACCGTAATTGTGCTCTGTTTGAATTGAATCAAAACTTAAGGGCTTTTCAGAATTTGTGAGGCTGTCCTGGGCATTCTGTGAATCAAATGAACCGTCATGGTCTAACCTAGCTCTTTTCTGACCT from Brienomyrus brachyistius isolate T26 chromosome 1, BBRACH_0.4, whole genome shotgun sequence includes:
- the esco1 gene encoding N-acetyltransferase ESCO1 isoform X1; translation: MPAKRRSVSLESQSRRRMVEPRAASLPLKKNLLAAVKSDKLQKGAAAQKKVLVAPRVKKKLPVPQRDAKKPSKAVRHSARVKMIQKETSQNKSNTGVQKAKGLKAANSTRARQSNVQKQKQTGQSKSTQQVTALARLAQNTNTKLRRARGTLMNKSNVKNPPSTKNSRVRTSTMEQSSRRIPPKSRSDNAYVNLRKRGLSSSRGKGQKRARLDHDGSFDSQNAQDSLTNSEKPLSFDSIQTEHNYGRPRTESPSAEIKNIALSKSHCAVKMKPHNALKKTCISPVHHQEIPVVAPGKNAIIASEGEEIFSGSKDELNVSHEARHCVKSNSPPPPTFEALFKVIKESNLCKTPFPEKVSSCVAELEEVNMRCSTAILENLKKSNCDVVVSCQSAIGSKTNQVEEEECNPADVGNGKGDVADPVAQDFSPQYSDIVGLKTEVLLEDFIADDSIELGMVENVVEISSMPQEVTDVFIKPDICKAVKMDTKKKAETSKISAKKQEMNPQARTKARLAALAEQKAAAAKKAAAKQLNLLALCEEIAEDIASDTTEVKREEEHSDQALEELDRQEKPPSPVKELSGILTTVVSEETGSSVTVANAPGESTHSEKPKRRFFLSQITVPLKVNEKKKLSRFQKLRQTELQREKLSWTRMKQLKTEEAIKKLSSDTREADTVCPALNSVCPASPSTTTTVKEATPKLSGIENKSLLPAVAPPMPNGVSVQKSKPTTEYKPYTPRPKYSPDDFELDGMDDETEQLPGKVCTHKTVPEPAPKSDSRNVASKGVVSALPARGPPVTAPDKQKSNQMTVVSATGDPSIKALQRNESAESPGSPLSSVSTRATESLLHKDIKRLKEADKSGKQAIIDAGQKHFGAVTCNVCGMLYSASNPEDESQHLLFHNQFISAVRYVGWKKERILGEYPDGKIILVLPDDPKYALKKVEEIREMVDNDLGFQQVETKSPSQTKTFLFISNDKKVVGCLIAEHIQEGFRVIEEATPECSEGEKVMFERQRAWCCSTTPEPALCGISRIWVFSMMRRKGIASRMIECLRNNFIYGSHLSKEEIAFSDPTPDGKLFATHYCGTSQFLVYNFVSGTRSSRQTPDVL
- the esco1 gene encoding N-acetyltransferase ESCO1 isoform X2 produces the protein MPAKRRSVSLESQSRRRMVEPRAASLPLKKNLLAAVKSDKLQKGAAAQKKVLVAPRVKKKLPVPQRDAKKPSKAVRHSARVKMIQKETSQNKSNTGVQKAKGLKAANSTRARQSNVQKQKQTGQSKSTQQVTALARLAQNTNTKLRRARGTLMNKSNVKNPPSTKNSRVRTSTMEQSSRRIPPKSRSDNAYVNLRKRGLSSSRGKGQKRARLDHDGSFDSQNAQDSLTNSEKPLSFDSIQTEHNYGRPRTESPSAEIKNIALSKSHCAVKMKPHNALKKTCISPVHHQEIPVVAPGKNAIIASEGEEIFSGSKDELNVSHEARHCVKSNSPPPPTFEALFKVIKESNLCKTPFPEKVSSCVAELEEVNMRCSTAILENLKKSNCDVVVSCQSAIGSKTNQVEEEECNPADVGNGKGDVADPVAQDFSPQYSDIVGLKTEVLLEDFIADDSIELGMVENVVEISSMPQEVTDVFIKPDICKAVKMDTKKKAETSKISAKKQEMNPQARTKARLAALAEQKAAAAKKAAAKQLNLLALCEEIAEDIASDTTEVKREEEHSDQALEELDRQEKPPSPVKELSGILTTVVSEETGSSVTVANAPGESTHSEKPKRRFFLSQITVPLKVNEKKKLSRFQKLRQTELQREKLSWTRMKQLKTEEAIKKLSSDTREADTVCPALNSVCPASPSTTTTVKEATPKLSGIENKSLLPAVAPPMPNGVSVQKSKPTTEYKPYTPRPKYSPDDFELDGMDDETEQLPGKVCTHKTVPEPAPKSDSRNASKGVVSALPARGPPVTAPDKQKSNQMTVVSATGDPSIKALQRNESAESPGSPLSSVSTRATESLLHKDIKRLKEADKSGKQAIIDAGQKHFGAVTCNVCGMLYSASNPEDESQHLLFHNQFISAVRYVGWKKERILGEYPDGKIILVLPDDPKYALKKVEEIREMVDNDLGFQQVETKSPSQTKTFLFISNDKKVVGCLIAEHIQEGFRVIEEATPECSEGEKVMFERQRAWCCSTTPEPALCGISRIWVFSMMRRKGIASRMIECLRNNFIYGSHLSKEEIAFSDPTPDGKLFATHYCGTSQFLVYNFVSGTRSSRQTPDVL